Proteins encoded together in one Vigna angularis cultivar LongXiaoDou No.4 chromosome 5, ASM1680809v1, whole genome shotgun sequence window:
- the LOC108339416 gene encoding fatty acyl-CoA reductase 1: protein MEFESVHYFLEGKTILVTGATGFLAKLLMEKILRVQPNIKKLYLLLRAGNSEEAAQRLHHEVLSKDLFRVLRGQWGADFVSFISEKVLAVGGDVSVENLGVKDTELREKLWEETDTIINSAATTKFYERLDVAMGINTMGALHVLNFAKNCSKLQMLLHVSTAYVCGEGKGLVAEKPFHMGETLNGSSRLDINLEKLLAEEKLKELEAENASEKTISSVMKNLGTIRSNLHGWPNVYAFTKAMGEQILMNMKGDIPLIIARPTVILSTHSEPFPGWIEGVRTMDLFVAMYGKGKLRRSVGRRSTIIDAIPADMVINSMIVALEACSKSCSKALIYHIGSSLRNPFRISDLEDLAHQYFTKHPLTDMYGKPVASSKKVTWMSSVSSFHRYVNIRYMLALKGVKVMNKVCCYGHEAFYNESKEKVKKMVGIMRLYKPYLLFEGIFDDKNAENLRMRKMKGKDDDDVGRFNFDPTTIDWTHYMLNAHIPGLVKYGVK from the exons ATGGAGTTTGAAAGTGTTCATTACTTTCTAGAGGGGAAAACCATTTTAGTTACGGGTGCAACGGGATTCCTAGCAAAAC ttttgatggagaagatattaAGGGTTCAAccaaacataaaaaagttatacCTTCTTCTAAGAGCAGGAAATTCAGAAGAAGCTGCACAACGGCTGCACCATGAG GTTCTGTCGAAGGATTTGTTCAGGGTGCTACGAGGACAGTGGGGTGCAGATTTTGTCTCCTTCATATCTGAGAAGGTGTTGGCTGTTGGTGGCGATGTTTCCGTTGAGAACTTGGGAGTCAAAGACACAGAGCTCAGGGAAAAGTTGTGGGAAGAGACAGACACCATAATAAATTCTGCTGCTACTACCAAGTTTTATGAGAg ATTGGATGTTGCGATGGGGATTAATACGATGGGTGCTCTTCATGTTCTGAACTTTGCCAAGAACTGTAGTAAATTACAAATGCTTCTTCATGTATCTACAG ctTACGTATGCGGTGAGGGCAAAGGACTTGTGGCAGAGAAACCTTTTCATATGGGTGAGACCCTAAATGGGTCCTCAAGATTGGACATCAACTTAGAAAAACTGTTAGCTGAAGAGAAATTGAAGGAACTTGAGGCAGAAAATGCCAGTGAAAAAACAATCTCATCGGTTATGAAAAACCTTGGAACTATAAG GTCAAACTTACACGGATGGCCAAATGTGTATGCATTTACGAAAGCAATGGGGGAACAGATTTTGATGAACATGAAAGGTGATATACCATTGATCATTGCACGCCCCACCGTAATACTCAGCACTCACTCTGAACCATTTCCCGGTTGGATTGAAGGTGTCAG AACTATGGACCTCTTTGTTGCGATGTACGGTAAAGGAAAATTAAGAAGAAGCGTGGGTCGCCGGAGTACAATTATAGATGCG ATACCAGCAGACATGGTGATAAACTCCATGATAGTAGCACTTGAGGCTTGTTCAAAGAGTTGTTCAAAGGCATTGATTTATCATATTGGTTCTTCACTGAGAAATCCATTCAGAATTTCTGATCTTGAGGACTTGGCCCATCAATACTTTACAAAACATCCTTTGACAGACATGTATGGAAAACCAGTGGCGAGTTCCAAGAAAGTTACGTGGATGTCTAGTGTGAGTTCATTTCACAGATACGTCAACATTCGATACATGCTAGCTCTCAAG GGAGTAAAGGTGATGAACAAAGTGTGCTGCTACGGTCACGAGGCTTTTTACAATGAAAGTAAAGAGAAAGTTAAAAAGATGGTGGGAATAATGAGACTTTATAAACCTTATCTCCTCTTTGAGGGaat CTTCGATGACAAGAACGCAGAAAATTTAAGGATGAGAAAAATGAAGGGAAAAGATGACGATGATGTTGGAAGATTTAACTTTGATCCCACAACTATTGATTGGACTCATTATATGTTAAACGCTCACATTCCTGGACTTGTGAAGTATGGTGTCAAGTAA
- the LOC108339415 gene encoding fatty acyl-CoA reductase 1-like — protein MPQFFQGKTILITGTTGFLAKVFLEKILRTQPEVKTLYLLVRAENIDLAAKRFQNEVILTDLFRVLRDQWGEDFDSFISSKIVVIPGDVSLHNFGLKDEKLKNKMLEETNVVVNFAASTKFDERFDILMGGNTMGALHVLNFAKNCRQIKAFVHTSTAYVCGEIKDRKTIVQEKPFEMGQTLKETSKLDITAEMNLLKKKIDELRSENATENTIRYVMKDYGIERAKLYGWPNTYTFTKAMGEMQVVHHKDNVPLIIIRPTMVTSTFKDPFPGWIEGLRTLDSIICSFGQGKITSFLGHPKTILDTIPADMVVNCMMTAIVACSNEAPKNFIYHVSSSSRNPFRIADVRDFSYSYFTKFPIRNKIGKPITVSKPTLISSRVAFDILMTVRYCLPLKVLNLVNEAFCQCSRDVYEDSYKKIKRVTRLVELYKPYLFFKGVFDDSNTQNLRRATSNNMEVDGLDFDPNSIDWEDYMMNTHIPGLVKYALK, from the exons ATGCCTCAGTTCTTCCAGGGAAAGACCATTTTAATCACTGGCACAACGGGCTTCTTAGCAAAAG TTTTCTTGGAAAAGATTCTAAGAACACAACCAGAAGTTAAAACACTATATCTTCTCGTACGAGCAGAAAACATTGATTTGGCTGCAAAACGCTTTCAAAATGAG GTGATTCTGACAGATTTATTTAGAGTGTTACGGGACCAATGGGGTGAAGATTTTGATTCTTTCATCTCGAGCAAGATTGTGGTCATACCAGGAGATGTTTCTCTCCATAACTTTGGTCTGAAAGATGAAAAGCTTAAGAATAAGATGTTGGAAGAGACCAACGTTGTTGTGAATTTTGCAGCATCTACTAAATTTGACGAAAG ATTTGACATCTTAATGGGTGGAAATACAATGGGTGCCTTACATGTCTTAAACTTCGCAAAGAATTGTCGCCAGATAAAGGCTTTTGTGCATACATCAACTG CATATGTGTGTGGAGAGATTAAGGATAGAAAAACAATTGTGCAAGAGAAACCCTTTGAGATGGGTCAGACCCTGAAAGAGACCTCGAAATTAGACATCACTGCAGAAATGAAtttgttgaagaagaaaatcGATGAACTCCGATCAGAGAATGCTACTGAAAACACAATCAGATATGTAATGAAAGATTACGGAATTGAAAG AGCAAAGTTGTATGGTTGGCCAAACACATACACATTCACAAAAGCAATGGGAGAGATGCAAGTGGTTCATCACAAAGATAATGTTCCACTAATCATTATACGTCCCACCATGGTTACCAGTACCTTTAAGGACCCATTTCCTGGTTGGATTGAAGGCTTAAG AACTCTGGACAGCATAATATGTAGCTTTGGTCAAGGGAAAATAACAAGCTTTCTTGGTCATCCCAAGACAATTTTGGATACA ATACCTGCGGACATGGTTGTCAATTGTATGATGACAGCAATTGTTGCTTGTTCAAATGAAGCTCCAAAGAATTTCATCTACCACGTTTCTTCATCGTCAAGAAATCCATTCAGAATTGCCGATGTTCGTGATTTCAGCTATAGTTATTTCACTAAATTCCCAATCAGAAACAAAATTGGAAAGCCAATAACAGTTTCCAAGCCAACTTTGATATCAAGTAGGGTTGCTTTCGACATTCTCATGACAGTCCGATATTGTTTGCCACTAAAG GTGTTAAATTTGGTGAACGAAGCGTTTTGTCAATGCTCTCGAGATGTTTACGAGGATAGctacaaaaaaatcaaaagggtGACACGACTGGTTGAACTGTACAAACCATACCTGTTTTTTAAGGGCGT CTTCGACGATTCAAACACACAAAATTTACGAAGAGCAACAAGTAATAACATGGAGGTTGATGGATTGGACTTTGACCCTAATAGCATCGATTGGGAAGACTACATGATGAACACACACATTCCTGGTCTTGTAAAGTATGCATTGAAATGA